ATGaatttgctgttgttgttgttgctgtttgccTAGTGTTTAACAAACGGAACATATACAATAATATTAGAATCCAATTTGTGCTCTTACCATTTCAGTGAAAACGtgaaacaaaaaaacgaaaactaAGCAAAaaacatatatataaatgtaCAGTTGAATTGAATTGTCGTAACTTAAGGCGTAGCTGTGTTTACCACCATGATTGAGCATCTACTGCATATTTCGACCTACATATAGCTACATATGTAGCCATAATACCATACCACACAAAccatatacaaatatatacatacatacatacatatatctttaACTACAATGCATACATGGCGCATATAGCTCTGCTCTCTCCACAGCTAAAGTTTATAATATACGCGATTTATATGAGTAGCCTAGCAATTAGCAGCTTACCTatccatacatacatgtacgataaacacacacacctaAAACAATGAAAGCCTAAAAAGAATGATGcgttacatacatacatcatatatgtatatgtatgtaaatgaGTGTATTTTTGTATgtattacatatatatatatatatatatatatatatatatatatatatatatatatgtttatatatatatatgtgggGGTACGGGTATCCATAATCGTATTCCTATTGATCCCAGGAATGCCCAGAGATTTGGTGTAGTTTCTTTTTTGGGGGGAGGTATTTACTGTGACACCGCCGGATGCTCGGAGCAGGAGTGTAGAAAAGGAGGATCGGGAGAGCTGCCACCCAAAGATTGTGCCAATTTCTAAGCGTCCCAGGCACAGTGAATACCCTCTATATTATCATCCACATCGCAACATCAacatcatcatcttcatcaacaacaacaacaacagactTGGACTATTGCTGGTCGTAGCTACTACTTCTATACTATATATCAATCTAAATATATAATACTGGATCCGTGTCAGCCATTTGTTTGGTTTAATAGTCATTGTCTCTAAAAAGCGGATGGACATTCTCAAATGATTCTTAATGAAATGAGAAGATATTGATTGCATGTTGCAGGGAGCTGCTGGATCAAAAAAAAGTTTTGCTACCACTACCAAGTGCTGTACACAGGCCAAGAAAACGAAAGGCTTCAGTTTAGCTATAGACACACATacgcatatatatatatatatgtatatatatatatatatatatatatatatattatataaagagatgtatttacatattttttggCATTATAGATACATACACGATATGGGGAAAAGTTgcaaaacaataataataatggcAAGGTCTAGAAAAAAACTGGGGATTAAAGATTCATAAAAATTTGAAAGGCAGATTTTTTTCATACACGAGGAAATGGTGAAAAATCGAAACTTTCTAAATTTTAagaataataaaatatttatgtataaaaaaaatttaaaaaaatataaaacaaacaataaatataaatgagTTATACACCCTATGGAAAAAATTGTAAATGAAAGCATGtaatttttgtaaaattataaataaaagtTTGTCTTGTCGAGAGTTTTTGGAGATGTTAAAAACTAAGGCGGTGGCGGGTGTGGGAGGTGCGGTAACAACAACTTAAGGTCGAGGAACATTTACAGAGTCGCCTAAATTACAGTCTAAATACATGGGACACAGGACAGAAACACATTTAGAATCCAGTTTTGAAAAGCAAAGGTGCGCGATTTGGTTGGCCTCTAAATAGCTTCAGGCTTCCATATTTACTGGAACTTTTCGGTGAGTCCGCGCAACTTGATGGCCATCTCCGACAGATGCTGTTGCAGCAGCCGCTTGTTCACCTTTTCCCTGTAAAGCAGAAGTCGTTTATAATCACTTTGCTGCATCAATGTTAAGGCCACACTCACTTGATAATCAAAGAAACATATCGCGACTTTTCTGCATCGTTTAACAGCGGTGTGGGGAAATGGGGGACGGACATCACGGTCTTTAGCCAGATGGCCAGCTCCGCAGGATACTTTTTGTTAAGGGCCAATATGATATCGGCAAACTTGTCCACCTGCGAGCGTGGCGTCAAATATCCCACACACATCATGATGAAGTACACGGTCTGTTCGCCAGTTTTCAACACGACCTCGGTGATGTGTTCGTGGTTGCGCGACTGAATCGTAAAGTGTGTCATGAACTGTATGCCGCAGCGTATGGCACCGCTTTCGGGCAGCGTCATGCAACGCTGGCCGTAGTAGACGAGGCGATCGTAGGCCAGTGTCTTGTCTTCCAATGCCTGAGGTATTTTCTTCACAATCTGAGCCAGGCAGCCGAAGAAGGCCTCCATGGTGTCCGATATATTCGAGAAGTTCTGCTGTGGCGTGTTCTCAAATAGCTTGAAGCTGTGCTTGATAAACTCCCGCAGAAGTTCTTGCATATAGGGCTTACAGCCCTCTTCCCTGTAAAACATGACAATAGTCTGCGGAagagaaaattaaaataaatgaTTTCCaatagagagatagagagattACGCACTGTCTTGGATATCTCTAGCGTTGGTGCACAGCAGCGTGTCTGGAAGCTGGCCACAATAAAGTAGCACAGATCCTGCAGCATGGGTCGGAAGCTGCTTCTTAGGTTCATAATGGCATGCTTCATGGCGCTACAGGCGGCCTATAAGTTAAGAACGAGTATGGTTTATAGCATGTGCATCCAGCATATGGGTTAAACCAATCTTTATACCTCTAAAACATCTAGCTCCTCCACCCACATCTCGGCAATGCGCCTAAAAATTGGCATTGTTCTTTGCATGACCAACAAAACGGGCTGGACAATCTGTATTTCCTTGTCCTCTTCACTCAAATCGGTATTCAATGAAGAAAACAGAGTGGAGATCATGTTGAGACGGAAAATTGTGCGAATCCGTGCCGTGGGAGTTTTCTATAGGAATGCGAATATGAGAAACCTTTTTGTAATCATACATTTCAGGGGCAGTTGATTTTGGTTGCACTTACCCCATCAGATTGGCAAATGGCCTGCAATTCCTCAAAGCATGGACTGACTATTATGTCCAAGTACTTGGGTATGCCATCGGGCGGCAAGAGGCTCATCAATTTGCCAATGCTAAACATCAGCCGGACCGAGTCCGAGTTCTTCATGCGCCCGGCGTTGAGCGAGGCATGGCACGCATTGAGCAGCGGCTCGGCGTATGGCTTCAATTGCAGCTGACAGTCGCGACACAGCTCCTTCAGACCGAGCGTGGCCTGGGCCGACATGGACGAGTTGAGGCCGCGCACCAGCAGATCTATGGCCGCCGGTATATAGGTGGGATTCTCCATTAACCAATTGCAATAGGAACCAATTGTCTCCAGGGCCGTGCCCAGCAGCTTAACGTTCATCTTCTCGTATGGTATCTCGTTCAGGACACGCATCAAATTTGGAATTTGTCTCGAAGTGTCGTTGGTAAAGTGCTCGGCCACCGATTGAAACGAATAGATGCAGGCCTCCAGTTTGGTCCAGTGCGTCGGATGGCGTTGCATATCGGCTATGGCCTCGTCCAACATCGCCGACAAGATCACCAATATGTAATCGTGCAAGACATCATAGCAGTACATCTAGTAACAGGAGGGGAGGCATGAGCAATGTTTCTTTGAATTTGACTCAGTAAGCACTTACAAAGGTATCGGATATATCCTGTCTATAGCATCGAAAACATTCCAGATCATCAGAGCTCCATCTGTCCAGTGATTTCTCATCGGGCTGCTCCGATTTCCTCACCAGAATGCTGGTCAAGTGTGCGTACAGCGGTTTTATGTACTCCCAGCATCGGCGCTTGTGTTCCTCGTTTGTCATGGCGAAGACCTCGTCCTGCAGCATATACCAGAAGGCCAGGGCCATGGTGCTGCAGGATTCCTCAACCGGATAGATGCCCGGCTTGTCCGTGCAGTGTAAAATCTCCTGCACCATGCGATTCACTGTAATCGGTAGAATCGGATCCGGCGAGATGACGCCACTCAGCAGCAGCGAGGAGTGGCGCTCCACGGCGGACACAAACAGCATGTAAATGTGGACAATGATGTCCTCGTTGTCATTATCCCGCTTCCATTCCATTTTTGTGATCTCACACAGCGAGTCCAGATACATTCGCAGCAGAACAAAGGCCGTCTTCGGATAGCTGTGGCTCTCCGGCTGGATCATGATGTTCACCATGGACTTGAGACAGTTCTCGGCCAGCTCATTCTCATCGGCGGACATGCAGCCATCGCCAGTTTGAACGGCGGGCCAGTAGCACTTGTTGACCACCTCCAGAAGGACAGCCGTAATGGTCACGCAAGCCTCCAGGGAATAGCCAATGTTCCTACGGTGCGAGAGAGTCAAGTCAACAATTACCGCATGCAATAGGGAAATGTGCATTTCACTCACTTGATCCAAGTGCCAACGCACTTGACAGCTCGTATCATGTTGCTGTAGGCCTCTGCATCCCACACGCGGTTCATTTGCTGCCTCAGATATGCCTCCATCGTCTGCAGAATGACAGGAACGCGCTTGCCGACCTCCGCTCGCAACGTTACCCGCTTCACTGAGGTGTGTATGACCTGCGCCTCCTCGGGTATGGCCGTCAGCACCTCCAGCATAATCCAGAGCTGGACGTCGGGCTTGACATTGGGTATGCGCTGGTTCTGAAAGGTATCAATCACCTCCTCAATGGCATTGGGCCACTCATCGAGCATGTGGACAATATATGCGCCCAGTGCAATGCACAGGCGATTGAGGACAATCTTTGGTCCGCCAGCAAATTGGACAATTTTCTCGAGAATCTTTTGCTTGAGCTCCTCGCGATTCTCCGGCGGCACCTCATTCCAGTGCTTCATCAGCTTGGCGTGAAGGGTGATTGCGCCAAAAAACTGCACCTCTTGGCTCTGCGAGGGAAGAGAGTAGTTTAGAGTAGAGTTGAGTAGGTGCAAGCATCGTGGCATGTGTATGCATTTGCATGCACGAGTATACATATTGAATTAATTGATGCGCAGGTCTATGTACATATCTTACCTTGCCCAGTTGCATTAGCTGCCATGAAAATTGCCAGGCTTGCGGGCTGCCCTCGGCCTCCGTAAGCCATTCGTGCGTAATTGCCTGCTCATGGGAGTTTGAGCGATAGAATACGACAACAGCCTCCTCCAGACGTGCAATATCAATGTTTTCCAAATTGATTCGTTCCATTTTGCCGTTTTAGAACTGTCCCGGGTATCGATTAGCTACAATTgattggttttttgttttgatattGCCTGAGGAAGGCCCAGGGCCCAGACTTTTAGCCAGGATTTTGCGACTCGGTTTTTAGTCACGAAGAAGTTTTTTTTGTGCTGCTTCTTCTTTGCTTATTGACCGAATATTAGGGTTGCCAACATAACAAATTCTTGCCGCTGATATTCTGGTATGAcacaaaacaaacacacaatGTGCATTTATAGGGGGAAAAAAATTTAAACGGAATTAAATCTTATTTTATTAATCCAATTTGTAAAATCCAATAATCGTAGTTTAAAAGTTTTATTGATTTAAGATACAAGATCTGTCAAAACATTTCAAGGCAAGTAGTCCAACTAACAAGTAGCAAGCAGTGCATTaattacaaaaatataaattgtataaattatttttgttagttttttttttgttcgttcCTTAATTATTTTTcggatttaattttttaaacCACGAAGTGGAGGTTTTAAACAAATACATTTAAAAGAATGTAAATTGTAGGCGCCAAAAGCAGTATTTAAGCTTGAAGCCCTGCTCGGAAATAGATGTTTTACTCTCACGATCAACGTAGAGCACAACTTCCTGGTTATCCAATATGATTGAAGCAGCTTTTTCGTCGAAATCATAGCTCTTGGGATCCAACATAGTTCGATCCGTCACAATCCACTTATCTGTCACTATTCCAACGTTCTGCTGCTCGAAAAGTTTGAAAATAGTGCCCAATTCCTTGTCCTTTCCAACGATGGGCAGTATAAAAGAGCACTTTATCAAGCCAAAAAACTCGATAATGCTGAAGCATTTGTAACGGGGATAAATGGTGCTTGTACCATTGGCTATCCACTCACAGGTTTTCTTATCCTCAGATATAATCATTAAATTATTACCAAATACATTTACAGAGTCGCTCTCGCTGAACTGGAGGGTATCGCAGTCCTCGAATTTGCCAAAGAGCCCATGAAAATGGTCCATAAGAGAGTCGAATCCAGACGTTGAGTCGGTTTCATTGATCACCAAAACAAATTTACGCTTTTCTGGCATTACACCGGCATATATAAGTTCGTCATCTTCGCTCAGTCTTTTTTTTGCGCTACATGCAACTACTGTTTCGGCTGTATCCTTCACACCTGCGGTGTCCTTAGCAATTCCAGGTTGGGTGATATAAGACCCGTGAGGCTCGTTTCTAATACACCCAGAAGAACATGTAgctttctctgtctctggtaCAATTGTCGTATTTACTGGATCGCATACGAGTCGCATACGATGCAAGTCCAAATTCTCCTTGGAAAGACGCGCCCTGAGTATTACATTTTAGACACATTCGtttctatttagagagaaTGGTTTAATTaccttttttctttctctatGGTCAAATTTCTAGTCTCCGGTTCTCCTTTCTTCTGATTGTAGCACTGGAATTGCAGAAAGCACACGAATTCCTTCATTTTGTACAGCGAGACAGCCGTCCCGTTGATTTCAGCCACTTGATAATCCAGGACTGCAGACAACTTGCATTGGTCGCCAATGGTTTTTCCAAGCGAGTAAATCTGCTGCAGATCTGCTGGGATGCCTATGGACGGCTCCAGTAGCTGCTTCAGCTCATAAACTGTCGCATCGTCATCTATTGCCAAAAGTAGCGGCAGCTGCGAAGAAATTATTGGCATTATACTGTGTCAAATATGCAGTATTATTTATTGCTCACCGTTGAGTTTCCCTCAGTCTCCAACTTAAGTTTTACGtacattttttaaataaattaaaagaatGCACGCGGAAAATTTTGCACTTACAGTTATAGTTCAGGGTTGTCATGCCTTGCAAGCAAGATTGGCTCTGTATGGTGTCGGAA
This region of Drosophila miranda strain MSH22 chromosome 2, D.miranda_PacBio2.1, whole genome shotgun sequence genomic DNA includes:
- the LOC108155612 gene encoding importin-13 gives rise to the protein MERINLENIDIARLEEAVVVFYRSNSHEQAITHEWLTEAEGSPQAWQFSWQLMQLGKSQEVQFFGAITLHAKLMKHWNEVPPENREELKQKILEKIVQFAGGPKIVLNRLCIALGAYIVHMLDEWPNAIEEVIDTFQNQRIPNVKPDVQLWIMLEVLTAIPEEAQVIHTSVKRVTLRAEVGKRVPVILQTMEAYLRQQMNRVWDAEAYSNMIRAVKCVGTWIKNIGYSLEACVTITAVLLEVVNKCYWPAVQTGDGCMSADENELAENCLKSMVNIMIQPESHSYPKTAFVLLRMYLDSLCEITKMEWKRDNDNEDIIVHIYMLFVSAVERHSSLLLSGVISPDPILPITVNRMVQEILHCTDKPGIYPVEESCSTMALAFWYMLQDEVFAMTNEEHKRRCWEYIKPLYAHLTSILVRKSEQPDEKSLDRWSSDDLECFRCYRQDISDTFMYCYDVLHDYILVILSAMLDEAIADMQRHPTHWTKLEACIYSFQSVAEHFTNDTSRQIPNLMRVLNEIPYEKMNVKLLGTALETIGSYCNWLMENPTYIPAAIDLLVRGLNSSMSAQATLGLKELCRDCQLQLKPYAEPLLNACHASLNAGRMKNSDSVRLMFSIGKLMSLLPPDGIPKYLDIIVSPCFEELQAICQSDGKTPTARIRTIFRLNMISTLFSSLNTDLSEEDKEIQIVQPVLLVMQRTMPIFRRIAEMWVEELDVLEAACSAMKHAIMNLRSSFRPMLQDLCYFIVASFQTRCCAPTLEISKTTIVMFYREEGCKPYMQELLREFIKHSFKLFENTPQQNFSNISDTMEAFFGCLAQIVKKIPQALEDKTLAYDRLVYYGQRCMTLPESGAIRCGIQFMTHFTIQSRNHEHITEVVLKTGEQTVYFIMMCVGYLTPRSQVDKFADIILALNKKYPAELAIWLKTVMSVPHFPTPLLNDAEKSRYVSLIIKEKVNKRLLQQHLSEMAIKLRGLTEKFQ
- the LOC108155615 gene encoding uncharacterized protein LOC108155615, whose product is MYVKLKLETEGNSTLPLLLAIDDDATVYELKQLLEPSIGIPADLQQIYSLGKTIGDQCKLSAVLDYQVAEINGTAVSLYKMKEFVCFLQFQCYNQKKGEPETRNLTIEKEKRARLSKENLDLHRMRLVCDPVNTTIVPETEKATCSSGCIRNEPHGSYITQPGIAKDTAGVKDTAETVVACSAKKRLSEDDELIYAGVMPEKRKFVLVINETDSTSGFDSLMDHFHGLFGKFEDCDTLQFSESDSVNVFGNNLMIISEDKKTCEWIANGTSTIYPRYKCFSIIEFFGLIKCSFILPIVGKDKELGTIFKLFEQQNVGIVTDKWIVTDRTMLDPKSYDFDEKAASIILDNQEVVLYVDRESKTSISEQGFKLKYCFWRLQFTFF